From the Comamonas odontotermitis genome, one window contains:
- the hglS gene encoding 2-oxoadipate dioxygenase/decarboxylase HglS, producing the protein MTAFVHPDEVRARFSRAMSDMYREEVPQYGSLIDLVADVNGQVLQAQPQLAAAMQQADELARLDVERHGAIRVGTQQELSTLRRLFAVMGMEAVGYYDLSVAGVPVHSTAFRPVATQSLNRNPFRVFTSLLRLDLIADAALRDEAAAILAKRNIFTARALTLIAQHEAAGGLTDAEATEFVNEALETFRWHSEATVDAATYDKLHKAHRLIADVVCFKGPHINHLTPRTLDIDAAQAGMPQHGMDAKDVVEGPPRRHCPILLRQTSFKALQEKVNFPGDSSGQGTHTARFGEIEQRGVALTRKGRALYDELLANVRSMGNAGSASTNYQDRLQTAFTAFPDAHEAMRQQGLAFYRYVLQNTDADLASDAVDTDIEALIASGVVRAEPIVYEDFLPVSAAGIFQSNLGGEEQKHYAANQAQQAFEADLGAKVHDEIALYQSMQDESLRAVRAALSANAVESVA; encoded by the coding sequence ATGACTGCGTTTGTTCACCCCGATGAAGTTCGCGCGCGCTTTTCCCGCGCCATGTCCGATATGTACCGCGAAGAAGTGCCGCAATACGGCTCCTTGATCGACCTGGTGGCCGACGTGAACGGGCAGGTGCTGCAGGCGCAGCCACAGTTGGCGGCAGCCATGCAGCAGGCCGATGAATTGGCGCGGCTGGATGTGGAGCGCCACGGCGCCATCCGTGTCGGCACGCAGCAGGAGCTGTCCACGCTGCGCCGCCTGTTCGCCGTGATGGGCATGGAAGCCGTGGGCTACTACGATCTGTCGGTAGCCGGTGTGCCTGTGCATTCCACCGCCTTCCGGCCGGTCGCCACACAGTCGCTCAACCGCAATCCGTTTCGGGTGTTCACCTCGCTGCTGCGCCTGGACCTGATCGCCGATGCTGCCTTGCGCGACGAGGCTGCCGCCATTCTGGCCAAACGCAATATCTTCACGGCACGGGCGCTGACGTTGATTGCGCAGCATGAAGCCGCTGGTGGCCTGACGGACGCCGAAGCCACCGAGTTTGTGAACGAGGCGCTGGAGACCTTCCGCTGGCACAGCGAGGCCACTGTCGATGCGGCCACCTACGACAAGCTGCACAAGGCGCACCGCCTGATTGCCGATGTGGTCTGCTTCAAAGGCCCGCACATCAACCACCTGACGCCGCGTACGCTGGACATCGATGCCGCACAGGCGGGCATGCCGCAGCATGGCATGGATGCCAAGGATGTGGTCGAAGGTCCGCCGCGCCGCCATTGCCCGATTTTGCTGCGCCAGACCAGCTTCAAGGCGCTGCAGGAAAAGGTGAACTTTCCCGGCGACAGCAGTGGCCAGGGTACCCACACCGCGCGCTTTGGCGAGATTGAACAGCGCGGCGTGGCACTCACCCGCAAGGGCCGCGCGCTGTATGACGAGCTGCTGGCCAATGTGCGCAGCATGGGCAATGCCGGCAGCGCCAGCACCAACTACCAGGATCGCCTGCAGACGGCGTTTACGGCCTTCCCCGACGCGCACGAAGCAATGCGCCAGCAGGGCCTGGCCTTTTACCGCTATGTGCTGCAAAACACCGATGCGGACCTGGCCTCTGATGCCGTTGATACCGATATCGAAGCGCTGATCGCAAGCGGCGTCGTCCGCGCCGAGCCCATCGTGTACGAAGATTTTCTGCCCGTCAGTGCGGCAGGCATCTTCCAGTCCAACCTGGGTGGCGAAGAGCAGAAACACTACGCAGCCAACCAGGCCCAACAGGCTTTCGAAGCCGACCTGGGGGCCAAGGTGCACGACGAGATTGCGTTGTACCAATCGATGCAGGATGAGTCGCTGCGTGCTGTCCGCGCAGCGCTGTCTGCCAATGCTGTAGAAAGCGTGGCCTGA